The nucleotide sequence ATTCATCGGCAAGGTCTTCGTGTCCGCCCTCAAGGCCGTGGCCCCCATCCTGGTGTTCGTGCTGGTCATGGCGTCGATCGCCAACCATAAGCAGGGCCAGGAAACCCATATCCGGCCGATCCTGTTCCTGTACCTGCTGGGCACCTTCGCCGCGGCCGTGGTCGCGGTCGTTGCCAGTAGTCTGTTTCCATCCAGCCTGGTGCTGTCTACCCAGGACGTCGCCGTCACTGCCCCCGGCGGCATCGGCGAGGTGTTGCAGAGCCTGCTGCTCAGCGTGGTGGACAACCCGGTCCGGGCGCTGACCGACGGCAATTTCATCGGCATCCTGGCCTGGGCCATCGGCCTGGGCATCGCCATGCGCCATGCCGGCGAAACCACCCGCACCGTGCTCGACGACCTGTCCAACGGCGTGACGGTGATCGTGCGCCTGGTGATCAGCTTCGCCCCACTGGGGATCTTCGGGCTGGTCGCCTCGACCCTGGCCACGTCCGGTTTCGGCGCCCTGCTCGGTTACCTGCAACTGTTGACTGTGCTGATCGGCTGCATGCTGTTCGTCGCGCTGGTGGTCAACCCGCTCATCGTGTTCTGGAAACTGCGTCGCAACCCGTACCCGCTGGTGCTCACCTGCCTGCGCGAAAGCGGCATCACTGCGTTCTTCACCCGTAGCTCGGCGGCCAACATCCCAGTGAACCTGGAACTGAGCAAACGCCTGGGCCTGCACGAGGACACCTATTCGGTATCGATCCCACTGGGCGCGACCATCAACATGGCCGGCGCCGCCATCACCATCACCGTGCTGACACTGGCTGCGGTGCACACCCTGGGGATCGTGGTGGATGTGCCGACGGCGGTACTGCTGAGCGTCGTCGCGGCCGTTTGCGCCTGCGGTGCGTCCGGCGTGGCCGGCGGTTCGCTGCTGCTGATCCCCCTGGCGTGCAGCCTGTTCGGGATCCCGAGCGAAATCGCCATGCAGGTGGTTGCCGTAGGGTTCATCATCGGTGTCCTGCAGGACTCGGCGGAGACGGCGCTGAACTCGTCCACGGATGTGCTGTTCACCGCGGCGGCGTGTTTGGGTGAGGAAGAGAAGCTGGCTCGCACGGCATAACCGTTGCGGTGGATGCACCACCGTCATCGCGAGCAGGCTCGCTCCCACACTGGATTTGCGGTGTATCCAAAACCCTGTGGGAGCGAGCCTGCTCGCGATAGCGGAGGTACATCCGCCGAGGACATGACAGACAGTCACAAAAAAGCCCGGAACGGCTCACACCGTCCCGGGCTTTTTCATGCCAGCGGGTTTAGAACGCGCCCATGTAGTCGCGCTTGCCCACTTCCACGCCGTTATGACGCAGCAGCGCATAGGTGGTGGTGACGTGGAAGAAGAATTGCGGCAGGCCGTAGGTCAGCAGGTAGTTCTGACCGGTGAAACGCTTTTCCTTCGGCGTGCCCGGGCGGGTGACGATCTCGATGTTTTCCTTGCCATCGATCTGCTCGGCACTGATGCCGTCGATGAAGGCCAGTACCTTGGTGATCAGGGCTTGCAGATCGGCGAAGGTGGTTTCGCTGTCGTCATACTTCGGCACTTCAATCTCGGCCAGGCGAGCGGACACGCCTTTGGCGAAGTCCACGGCAATCTGCACCTGACGCACCAGCGGGAACATGTCCGGGTACAGGCGGGCTTGCAGGAAAGCGTTCGGGTCGATGTTTTTCGCAGTCGCGTGGGCTTCGGCCTTGTTCAGGACGTCACTCAGGGCGTTGAGCATCTGCTTGAAAACCGGGATGGAAGCGGCGTACAGGGAAATAGTCATGGCGATCTCATGCAGGTGAGAGAAAAGGAACACAGCAAACGGATGCGATTATAGCCACGGCTTGTTGCGCACCTTGTCTTTTATTGCGCAAGGATTAGGCTAGGCGGCTTCACAGCAGAGGGGACGCGCGATGAACATCGAAGAACAAGGCCAGGCCGAAGAACCACGGCTCAACAGCACGGAAATCCGCATCCTCGGTGCCCTGGTGGAAAAACAGGCCGCCAACCCGGAAACCTACCCGCTGACCCTCAACGCCCTGGTACTGGCCTGCAACCAGAAAACCAGCCGTGAACCGGTGATGAACCTCACCCCGGGCCAGGTCGGCCAGAGCCTGCGGGCGCTGGAAGGCCGCGGTTTTACCAAGCTGGTGATGGGCAGCCGCGCCGACCGCTGGGAGCATCGGGTCGACAAGGCCCTGGAACTGGTGCCGGCCCAGGTCATCCTGATGGGCCTGCTGTTCCTGCGCGGCCCGCAAACGGTCAATGAGCTGTTGACCCGCAGTGGCCGCATGCATGATTTCGAAGACACCGAGCAGGTGCTGCATCAACTCGAACGCCTGATTGCCCGTGGGCTGGCGCTGCTGGTGCCACGCCAGGCCGGCCAGCGGGAAGACCGCTACGTCCATGCCATGGGCGACCCGGCGGACATCGAAGCGATCCTCGCCGCCCGCCAGCACCCGGTGGAACGCAGTGCCGGCAGCGGCGTGTCGCTGGAGCGCATCGAAGAGCTCGAGGCGCGGATCGCGGCGCTGGAAGAACGGCTCGCGCGGCTGGAATAAATGCCCTATAGCCGCTGCGTAGGAGCCATGTAGGAGCTGTCGAGTGCAACGAGGCTGCGATCTTTCCCCCAACAATTGAGTCGAAAGCGAAAGATCAAAATCAAAGATCGTCCGAACGCGGCCCGAGCCTTCGCCAGCTCCTACGCAGACCGGGCAAACGCCACGGCTTTCTCAAACTGTTCCGGGCTCGGTCGCACGCCGGTATACAGCACGAACTGCTCCAGGGCCTGGATGGCAATGACTTCCAGCCCGGTGATGACCCGTTTGCCCTCAGCCCGGGCGCGCACGATCAGCGGCGTTTCCGACGGAATCGCCACTACGTCGAACACGGTCTCGGCCGCCGCGATGGCGTGGGGCTCGAACGCCAGCTGATCGGCTTCCGCCCCTCCGGCCATGCCGATCGGCGTGACATTGACCAACATCCGGGGCCGGTACTCGCCCAACCCGGCTTGCCACTCATACCCCAGGGACTCGGCCAGGGCCCGCCCGGCGGTTTCGTTGCGGGCGACGATCAGGCCCTGTTTATAGCCGCCGTCACGCAGGGCGCTGGCCACGGCCTTGGCCATGCCACCGCTGCCGCGCAGGGCAAAGGTCGAATCCTTGGGCACCGCATGGGTCTGCAGCAACTGGGCGATGGCAATGTAGTCGGTGTTGTAGGCCTTCAGATGGCCATCCGTGTTGACGATGGTGTTGATGGACTGGATCGCGGCGGCGGAGGCGTCCAGTTCATCGACCAGGGCGATGCAGGCTTCCTTGAACGGCATCGACACCCCGCACCCTCGGATGCCCAGGGCGCGGATACCGCCGACCGCACCGGGCAAGTCCCGGCTGCTGAAAGCCTTGTAATAGAAATTCAGCCCCAACTGCTCGTACAGGTGGTTATGAAAACGCAGGCCGAAGTTCCCGGGGCGGCCCGACAGCGACATGCACAACTGGGTGTCTTTGTTGGGATTGATTTGCATGTTTATTCCTTGCATTCACTTTCTGACAAGCGGAGTCACCGCCCGCCCGACCTTACACAATATTTACCCAACGGCGGTGCAAATCCTGAGAAAATCGTTGTCAGAGCAAGTACCCCGTGACCTTTTTACCGGTCTGTTACCAACGGGGCCAAAACGAGGAACCACCATGAATCGTAAACTCCCTGTCATCGCCCTGCTCGTGGGGGCACTCGCGGTCACCGGCCAGGCATCCGCCCATGGTCGCGGTGGTTGGGAGGGGCCCGCAGTGTTTGGTGCAATCGTCGGTTCGGCTATTGTCGGCTCGGCGCTCATCAACCGTGACCGGCCGGTGTACGTGCAACAACCGGTCTACGTCCAGCCGCAACCGGTTTATGTACAGCAACCTCCACCGGTCTATTACGAGCCACAACCGGTGTACATCGAGCGGCCTGTCTACTATCGCCCGGCACCGGTGTATTACGGGCCACCACGGGGCTACTACTACGGCCCGCCCCATGGCCATTACGGTCGTTGGTAACCGAATAAAAAACAGCCTGTGATTCGTCACAGGCTGTTTTTTATTATGTGAACACCACAAAACCTGTGGGAGCGAGCTTGCTCGCGATAGCGGAGAGTCAGCCGCCCATGATGTCGACTGACACGCCCAATCGCGAGCAAGCTCGCTCCTACAGGGGGCGGGTGGTGGACGCACAGATCGGACTCAACCCGATTGACTGTGGGAGCGAGCCTGCTCGCGAAGGCGGCAGTACAATCGACATCGCCGCAAACTGACCCACCGCTATCGCGAGCAGGCTCGCTCCCACAGGGGGCGCCGCTGATGCTCAGTTGGCAAAGTCAGACATGCTCGCTGCTTTTCAGCCGCACCGGCTCATGCTCCGCAGTCGAATGGGCAGGCTCTGCCAGCACCGGAATCTCATTGCCATCACAGTCATGCAGCTTGCCGTCGCTGAAGTAGTCGCCTTCACGCAACTTCGCCAGGTCCTGGTAGCGCAGCACCCGCTCGGTCCCGGCAGCAAACACTGACTGCTGGTCGGAGTTGCCTGCGGTGAAGTGGTTGAACGCCAGGTTCAGGACAATCGCCATGATCGCCGACGAACTGATGCCCGAATGGAAGATCGTTGCGAACCAGCTCGGGAAATGGTCGTAGAAGTTTGGCGCGGCGATGGGAATCATGCCGAAGCCGATGGAAGTGGCGACGATGATCAGGTTGACGTTGTTGCGGTAGTCGACTTTGGACAGGGTTCGAATGCCGCTGGCGGCCACGGTACCGAACAGCACGATACCCGCGCCGCCCAAGACCGAAGTCGGTACCGCAGCGATCACCCGGCCCATGAACGGCAACAACCCGAGCACCACCAGGAACACCCCACCCGTCGCCACCACGAAACGGCTCTTGATCCCGGTCACCGCCACCAGGCCGACGTTCTGGGCAAAGGCGCTCTGGGTGAAGGAACCGAAGATCGGCGCGATCATGCTCGACAGCATGTCGGCCCGCAGGCCGTTACCCAGGCGCCTTGAGTCGACCTTGGTGTCGATGATCTCGCCCACCGCCAGGATGTCGGCCGACGTTTCCACCAGGGTCACCATGATCACGATGCACATCGACAGGATCGCGGCGATGTGGAACGTCGGCATGCCGAAGTGGAATGGCGTGGGGAAGCCGAACATCGGGCCTTCGCTGACGGATGAAAAATCCGCCATGCCGAGGAACACCGCGATCACCGTCCCGATGACCATCGCCAGCAGAATCGACAAGCGGGAAATGGTCGCGCTGCCCATCTTGCTGAGCAGCAGCACCAGCACCAGCGTGACGGCGGCCAGGCCGATGTTGGCCATGCTGCCGAAGTCGGCCGCGTGACTGTTGCCGCCCATGGCCCAGCGCGCCGCCACCGGCATCAACGTCAGGCCAATGGTGGTAATCACGATGCCGGTAACCAGCGGCGGAAAGAAGCGGGTGATGCGCGAGAACACCGGCGTGATCAGCAAACCGATCAGGGAGGCGGCAACCACCGCCCCCAGGATGGCCTGGAAGCCCCCCTCCCCGCCAGTCCCGACGATCGCCACCATGGTCGCGACGCCCGAGAACGAAACACCCTGCACCAAGGGCAGTTGGCAACCGAAAAACGGCAGCCCGAGAGTTTGCAACAAGGTGGCCAGCCCCCCCGCAAACAATGACGCCGCAATCAACAGGCCGATGTCCGCCGATGACAGGCCGGCCGCCTGGCCGATGATCAGGGGCACCGCGACGATGCCGCCGTACATGGTCAATACATGCTGTAGGCCGTAAGCCATATTCGCGCCGACACCGAGGTTTTCGTCCTCGGGCCGTGGGAGTGAAACATGGGGCGTTTTCATGGTTCGCAGGTTCCCTGTTTTTTGTTATGGGCACACTGTATTCAAAACTCAGGACAAATGTCCATAGAGTTGTATACACTTTTCCCACAAGCAAATCAGCGTGACGTGGCTAGAGAAGCGCCTCCACTGCAGGCCGTAACAATTCCCGTGGCGGCACCCGCAAGCTGAACTCGTTTTCCAGCAGATCGATCAGTTCATCAGCCTCGGTGATCACCCGCCGCTCGCTCTCCTGCCCTATTCGGTGCACGGCATAGCTGTTGCCGTTGAGGGTCTTGCGCAAACCGTCGCCGGTGCGGGCCACCATCAGCCGGCCCATGAACGGCGAGTCAGGGTGGGTGCAGACGTACCAGTTGCCCAGGGTGTAATCGATGTCTTCCTGGCGTTGCAGGTCGAACAGGTACATCGGCCGCCATTCGCCCGCGACGTTGGCGCGCAGCAGGTAGCCGTCCGGATGGTCCTCGATACGGTACGGCTCATGAGGAGTGGCCTGAACGTCACGGCTGTCCAGCAGCAACGGCCCGGTGGGCACCATGCCGCCGAAACCGACATCGGTGATGTAGCGCACGCTGTCTATCGTCACCAGGCTGAGACGATGGGTCCGGGCAGTCCAGGCGCCTTCGGGGGCATTCATCACCACCCGGCCGGTGATGCCGCGAACGTCGAAACCCAACTCTTGCAACAGCACCAGGAATAACTGGTTGAGTTCGTAGCAGTAGCCGCCACGCCCTTGCTCGAAGACTTTTCGCTCCACTGATTCCAGATCGATGGACACCGGCAGGCGCAACAGCGTCGAGAGGGTTTCAAAGGGGAATTCGGCCGTGTGGCGGCTTTGAAGCTGACGCAATGTCTCGAGCGTCGGGGCCGGCGGTGTGGCGAAGCCCAAGCGTTGCAGATAACGGCGCGAATCGCTCAGTCGGGGCTGGCTCATTAGGGTGTCCTTTTCCTGGTCCGGTGCAGCGCTCATGGGGAGCACGCTGCGGTTGGCGCCAGATATAAGGCATTCCCCCGCCATAGACAACAACCGAC is from Pseudomonas sp. B21-056 and encodes:
- the sstT gene encoding serine/threonine transporter SstT, translated to MTALSPSLWHRFKRTSLVTQIIIGLIIGIALAWLAPDAAKSTAFIGKVFVSALKAVAPILVFVLVMASIANHKQGQETHIRPILFLYLLGTFAAAVVAVVASSLFPSSLVLSTQDVAVTAPGGIGEVLQSLLLSVVDNPVRALTDGNFIGILAWAIGLGIAMRHAGETTRTVLDDLSNGVTVIVRLVISFAPLGIFGLVASTLATSGFGALLGYLQLLTVLIGCMLFVALVVNPLIVFWKLRRNPYPLVLTCLRESGITAFFTRSSAANIPVNLELSKRLGLHEDTYSVSIPLGATINMAGAAITITVLTLAAVHTLGIVVDVPTAVLLSVVAAVCACGASGVAGGSLLLIPLACSLFGIPSEIAMQVVAVGFIIGVLQDSAETALNSSTDVLFTAAACLGEEEKLARTA
- a CDS encoding DUF1993 family protein; this encodes MTISLYAASIPVFKQMLNALSDVLNKAEAHATAKNIDPNAFLQARLYPDMFPLVRQVQIAVDFAKGVSARLAEIEVPKYDDSETTFADLQALITKVLAFIDGISAEQIDGKENIEIVTRPGTPKEKRFTGQNYLLTYGLPQFFFHVTTTYALLRHNGVEVGKRDYMGAF
- a CDS encoding YceH family protein, producing the protein MNIEEQGQAEEPRLNSTEIRILGALVEKQAANPETYPLTLNALVLACNQKTSREPVMNLTPGQVGQSLRALEGRGFTKLVMGSRADRWEHRVDKALELVPAQVILMGLLFLRGPQTVNELLTRSGRMHDFEDTEQVLHQLERLIARGLALLVPRQAGQREDRYVHAMGDPADIEAILAARQHPVERSAGSGVSLERIEELEARIAALEERLARLE
- a CDS encoding shikimate 5-dehydrogenase, with translation MQINPNKDTQLCMSLSGRPGNFGLRFHNHLYEQLGLNFYYKAFSSRDLPGAVGGIRALGIRGCGVSMPFKEACIALVDELDASAAAIQSINTIVNTDGHLKAYNTDYIAIAQLLQTHAVPKDSTFALRGSGGMAKAVASALRDGGYKQGLIVARNETAGRALAESLGYEWQAGLGEYRPRMLVNVTPIGMAGGAEADQLAFEPHAIAAAETVFDVVAIPSETPLIVRARAEGKRVITGLEVIAIQALEQFVLYTGVRPSPEQFEKAVAFARSA
- a CDS encoding nucleobase:cation symporter-2 family protein, whose amino-acid sequence is MKTPHVSLPRPEDENLGVGANMAYGLQHVLTMYGGIVAVPLIIGQAAGLSSADIGLLIAASLFAGGLATLLQTLGLPFFGCQLPLVQGVSFSGVATMVAIVGTGGEGGFQAILGAVVAASLIGLLITPVFSRITRFFPPLVTGIVITTIGLTLMPVAARWAMGGNSHAADFGSMANIGLAAVTLVLVLLLSKMGSATISRLSILLAMVIGTVIAVFLGMADFSSVSEGPMFGFPTPFHFGMPTFHIAAILSMCIVIMVTLVETSADILAVGEIIDTKVDSRRLGNGLRADMLSSMIAPIFGSFTQSAFAQNVGLVAVTGIKSRFVVATGGVFLVVLGLLPFMGRVIAAVPTSVLGGAGIVLFGTVAASGIRTLSKVDYRNNVNLIIVATSIGFGMIPIAAPNFYDHFPSWFATIFHSGISSSAIMAIVLNLAFNHFTAGNSDQQSVFAAGTERVLRYQDLAKLREGDYFSDGKLHDCDGNEIPVLAEPAHSTAEHEPVRLKSSEHV
- a CDS encoding arylamine N-acetyltransferase family protein produces the protein MSQPRLSDSRRYLQRLGFATPPAPTLETLRQLQSRHTAEFPFETLSTLLRLPVSIDLESVERKVFEQGRGGYCYELNQLFLVLLQELGFDVRGITGRVVMNAPEGAWTARTHRLSLVTIDSVRYITDVGFGGMVPTGPLLLDSRDVQATPHEPYRIEDHPDGYLLRANVAGEWRPMYLFDLQRQEDIDYTLGNWYVCTHPDSPFMGRLMVARTGDGLRKTLNGNSYAVHRIGQESERRVITEADELIDLLENEFSLRVPPRELLRPAVEALL